Proteins co-encoded in one Gouania willdenowi chromosome 1, fGouWil2.1, whole genome shotgun sequence genomic window:
- the LOC114465987 gene encoding cyclin-dependent kinase 4 inhibitor B-like, with translation MTGGLEDALCSAAAKGDAAQVEKLLRAGADVNGWNRFGRTPLQVMMMGNPRVALLLLKYGADPNVFDPTTGATPLHDAAQTGFLDTVRLLVRFQGNPLARNNTNQLPVDVASKEDVVSFLRSL, from the exons ATGACAGGCGGACTGGAGGATGCTCTGTGCTCGGCTGCAGCGAAAGGAGACGCTGCCCAGGTGGAGAAGCTGCTCCGGGCCGGGGCGGATGTCAACGGGTGGAACCGCTTCGGTCGGACCCCGCTTCAG GTGATGATGATGGGCAACCCTCGGGTAGCTCTTCTCTTACTGAAGTACGGAGCTGATCCTAATGTGTTCGACCCAACCACGGGTGCGACCCCGCTACACGACGCGGCCCAGACCGGCTTCCTGGATACCGTGCGGCTGCTGGTGCGGTTCCAGGGTAACCCTTTGGCCCGGAACAACACTAACCAGCTGCCGGTTGATGTGGCCTCGAAGGAGGACGTGGTTAGCTTCCTGCGGAGTCTGTGA